In one Zobellia galactanivorans genomic region, the following are encoded:
- a CDS encoding hybrid sensor histidine kinase/response regulator transcription factor: MSVLLLSFFGNAQGYDYEVGTFNDKNLVTDNVVSSISKDSLGFVWVGKMDGLYRYTGYDADVYSASSNDNSGLSNPWVTDVIANGHMLIIGTKRGVNFLDTKTGVFQYLFPSDINAELSNDITSLLNLGGGTLLVGTVNGLVLVRSNTVTKVEEVSFFDRETPIGQVAIKGMLESPHGVLVNTDRGLFILSGHGTKANRLELTFDTEKLDDLYAVYITSDQNVLISSDIGFFYVNVNMCRLSKEKIGLKPIGELYGNWPTFKAANVILEDSNGVIWLGTEGEGLFSYYRETEGWQNFRYEINQKNVLKNDFIRALFEDESGMIVVGSDAGINTLVAKDGKFDLIDNLMCEAGKEDVSNVHSILKDHKGRLWIGTKGNGLFVKGEELSVNIHPKENSSFGHIRSIIQDKEAHIWVGTQKGVFIVENGNMMIQNIGHDLKTRRASLLPGEEVYHILEDNVGNKWISTSSGLYINTPKNELKKITNTYVRTILDKKVVYSMFLDSNERIWMGTLNGAIAFLDLNDYDNPYLFSEYIGKSLDFHRVTVAPDYEEYFENYGVYSLTEIDDGTILAGTNFGICKIDIGKKEIAPLFSINKAKSPSNLANSYVYGLLYNKAQNQLWASSNNGLFSYDFNTVEIENFGIKDGLQSLEFNGNAIYKDNQGKLYFGGANGLNICDPSLKFEKSSFKPNIVLTKVFINGKLLKNGVGDKVLDNEIVYARSLTLSSKQNTVGFEFASLHLPHPLSNSFKCKLVGIDDNWIELKNKRSINYGNLPKGNYSFQLMATNNDGVWNESPLTVSLKILPAWYNTWYMMLLWLVLAMAIVISFVRILVKNHNKNNALKIKEIEQKNLQDLYEAKLVFFTNLSHELRTPLSLIVDPIKTLMSHREIYGRKPELFNVLNNNADRLRRLIDQIMDFRKYEYGKLELKVARADMVQTIKSITASFDFHSAQKQIKFKTRLPSQVLPMYYDEDKIEKIVYNVLSNAFKATPIGGMVRISLRNFDSRKIKKMSKYKVICGNDKLQELKDHIYIKVVDSGTGIRENNLEEIFTRFYQDNTINSGTGIGLYMVKQLTELHSGTILIKSKRNKGTSFVIVLPKNEDIYAPTIVDSPEIMSEGKVGANLNALILQNIDTKKAENKTHSVAVVEDNDELRMYLKSILEQEYIVFTATNGVEGLELIKDEIPDLVLSDVVMPEMDGLELCRRVKNNFDTSHIPIILLTAKTFDSQKLSGLKSGADVYLTKPFNREIVLANIANLIKGREKLRLIFQNDKILEPSKITVSSVDETLMLKLKKYIEEHIQDQNLTLERMATEIGVSRAQLFRKMKALTGLTPNNFIKSVRLKFAVQLLEENKLQISEVALLCGFKEPSYFSRCFRETYGCTPKEYMKS; the protein is encoded by the coding sequence ATGTCCGTTCTATTGTTAAGCTTTTTTGGTAATGCCCAGGGGTATGACTACGAGGTAGGTACTTTTAATGATAAGAACTTGGTAACCGATAATGTCGTGTCATCCATCTCTAAAGATAGTTTGGGCTTTGTTTGGGTCGGAAAAATGGACGGCCTATACCGATATACGGGGTATGACGCCGATGTTTATTCCGCTTCTTCAAACGATAATAGTGGTTTGAGTAATCCTTGGGTGACCGATGTCATAGCCAATGGTCATATGTTGATCATTGGTACTAAAAGGGGGGTCAATTTTCTTGATACTAAAACAGGAGTGTTTCAGTATCTATTTCCTTCCGATATCAATGCCGAACTTAGTAATGATATAACATCACTTCTCAACTTAGGTGGGGGCACTTTACTGGTAGGTACGGTCAATGGTCTTGTTCTAGTCCGGTCCAATACGGTTACCAAAGTAGAAGAGGTGTCTTTTTTTGATAGGGAAACCCCAATAGGTCAAGTAGCGATAAAAGGTATGCTAGAATCTCCACACGGGGTGTTGGTCAATACAGATCGAGGTCTTTTTATATTATCTGGGCATGGTACAAAGGCGAATCGATTGGAACTGACCTTTGATACTGAAAAATTGGACGATTTATATGCCGTGTATATTACGTCAGATCAAAATGTTCTGATTTCTTCTGATATCGGTTTTTTTTATGTCAACGTAAACATGTGTCGATTAAGCAAAGAAAAGATTGGTCTAAAGCCCATTGGAGAGCTGTATGGGAATTGGCCGACCTTTAAGGCGGCAAACGTTATTCTTGAAGACTCTAATGGGGTAATATGGTTGGGAACCGAAGGTGAAGGCCTGTTTTCATATTACAGGGAAACCGAAGGATGGCAAAATTTTAGGTATGAAATCAACCAAAAAAATGTTCTGAAAAACGACTTTATAAGGGCCCTTTTCGAAGATGAATCAGGTATGATCGTGGTCGGAAGTGATGCCGGTATAAACACTCTGGTGGCCAAAGATGGTAAATTCGACCTAATAGACAATTTAATGTGCGAGGCCGGTAAGGAAGATGTGTCTAACGTTCATTCTATTCTAAAGGACCATAAGGGCAGACTCTGGATCGGAACAAAGGGGAACGGACTTTTTGTAAAAGGGGAAGAGCTTTCCGTAAATATTCACCCTAAAGAGAACAGTAGTTTCGGACATATACGCTCTATTATACAAGATAAGGAGGCCCACATTTGGGTGGGAACACAGAAGGGAGTGTTTATTGTGGAAAATGGCAATATGATGATCCAAAATATTGGCCACGATTTAAAAACCAGGCGGGCATCATTGCTTCCCGGAGAAGAAGTATACCATATTCTAGAAGATAATGTTGGCAATAAATGGATCAGCACTTCAAGTGGTCTATACATTAACACACCTAAGAACGAGCTGAAAAAAATAACCAATACCTATGTTCGCACCATTTTAGATAAAAAAGTGGTTTATTCCATGTTCTTAGACAGCAATGAAAGAATATGGATGGGCACGTTGAACGGAGCCATAGCTTTTTTAGACTTAAATGACTATGACAATCCGTATTTGTTTTCGGAATACATCGGTAAATCTCTTGATTTTCATAGGGTTACCGTCGCTCCTGATTATGAGGAATATTTTGAGAACTATGGGGTGTATTCGCTCACAGAAATTGATGACGGTACTATTCTGGCCGGAACTAATTTTGGGATATGTAAAATTGACATTGGAAAAAAGGAAATTGCGCCACTTTTTTCAATCAATAAAGCGAAGTCCCCATCTAATCTGGCCAATAGTTATGTTTATGGTCTTCTATACAATAAAGCCCAAAACCAACTGTGGGCAAGCTCAAACAACGGACTGTTCTCCTATGATTTCAATACCGTTGAAATTGAGAATTTTGGCATTAAGGACGGCCTGCAATCGCTAGAGTTTAATGGCAATGCTATTTATAAGGATAATCAGGGTAAACTTTATTTTGGAGGAGCTAACGGTCTTAATATTTGTGACCCTAGTTTAAAGTTTGAGAAGAGCAGTTTTAAACCCAATATTGTTTTGACCAAGGTTTTTATCAATGGAAAATTACTGAAGAACGGTGTAGGGGATAAAGTCTTGGACAACGAAATTGTTTACGCCCGATCACTGACCTTATCATCAAAACAAAATACGGTGGGCTTTGAGTTCGCCTCCCTACATCTACCGCACCCTTTAAGCAATTCCTTTAAATGTAAATTGGTGGGGATAGACGATAACTGGATCGAACTTAAGAACAAGCGCTCCATTAATTACGGTAATTTGCCTAAAGGGAATTATAGCTTTCAACTCATGGCAACGAACAACGACGGGGTGTGGAATGAAAGTCCGCTCACGGTAAGCCTTAAAATACTTCCCGCATGGTATAATACTTGGTACATGATGTTATTATGGCTTGTGCTCGCCATGGCTATTGTAATTTCATTCGTTCGTATTTTGGTAAAGAACCACAACAAGAACAATGCATTGAAAATAAAGGAGATAGAGCAAAAAAATCTTCAGGATCTATATGAGGCGAAGTTGGTGTTTTTTACCAATCTGTCACATGAGCTTAGAACCCCTTTGTCATTAATTGTCGACCCCATAAAAACTTTAATGTCGCATAGGGAAATTTATGGTAGAAAACCTGAACTGTTCAATGTGTTGAACAATAATGCGGATCGCTTGCGAAGATTGATTGATCAAATTATGGATTTCAGAAAGTATGAATATGGAAAACTGGAATTAAAGGTCGCCCGTGCAGATATGGTACAAACCATAAAATCTATTACGGCTTCATTTGACTTTCATTCGGCTCAAAAGCAAATAAAATTTAAGACAAGGCTGCCTTCCCAGGTGTTGCCCATGTACTATGACGAAGATAAAATAGAAAAGATAGTTTACAACGTTCTCTCCAACGCTTTTAAGGCCACACCCATAGGGGGTATGGTGAGAATCTCATTAAGAAACTTTGATTCTCGGAAAATAAAGAAAATGAGTAAATATAAGGTCATATGTGGTAACGATAAATTACAAGAATTAAAAGATCATATATATATTAAAGTAGTTGACAGCGGTACGGGTATACGTGAGAACAATCTTGAAGAAATATTCACTCGGTTTTATCAAGACAACACCATAAATTCGGGTACGGGCATCGGACTTTATATGGTAAAACAATTGACCGAACTACATTCGGGTACCATTTTAATAAAAAGTAAGCGTAATAAGGGAACCTCATTTGTAATCGTTCTGCCCAAGAATGAAGATATCTATGCTCCTACAATAGTTGATAGCCCAGAAATAATGAGTGAAGGCAAGGTGGGAGCAAATCTAAACGCGTTAATTCTGCAAAACATAGATACAAAAAAAGCAGAGAACAAAACACATAGTGTAGCGGTAGTCGAGGATAACGACGAACTTCGTATGTACCTGAAGAGTATTTTGGAGCAAGAATACATAGTATTTACGGCTACCAATGGGGTTGAAGGGCTAGAGCTGATCAAAGATGAAATACCCGATTTGGTCTTAAGCGATGTTGTTATGCCGGAAATGGACGGCCTAGAGCTTTGCAGGCGGGTAAAGAACAACTTTGATACCAGTCATATTCCGATTATATTGCTCACTGCCAAAACTTTTGATTCGCAAAAATTGAGCGGCTTAAAATCAGGAGCGGACGTATACCTAACCAAGCCATTTAATAGAGAAATAGTTCTGGCCAATATTGCCAACCTTATTAAAGGTAGGGAAAAGCTTAGGTTGATTTTTCAAAATGACAAGATATTGGAACCGTCAAAAATAACGGTCAGTTCAGTAGATGAGACCCTAATGCTGAAATTAAAGAAATACATAGAAGAGCACATACAAGACCAAAATCTTACCTTAGAGCGTATGGCAACTGAAATAGGCGTGAGTCGGGCCCAGCTTTTTAGAAAAATGAAAGCGCTGACAGGATTGACCCCCAATAACTTTATTAAATCGGTACGCTTGAAATTTGCCGTACAGCTCTTGGAAGAGAATAAGTTGCAGATTTCTGAAGTGGCACTCCTCTGCGGATTTAAAGAACCTAGTTATTTTTCCAGATGTTTTAGGGAAACTTACGGGTGCACTCCCAAAGAATACATGAAGTCCTAG
- a CDS encoding lactonase family protein, with amino-acid sequence MLSFFVGSYTKSINPEAVCVGHGIYSLMLNTDTGGIVSLSTENCCNPSYLITSENGEFLYCITELNELDAPQIIAYKINDGFSLSFLNKRSINGGYPCHLEKFDSNILVACYGTGNVIRFPLESSGRLQVGKENYYHEGSGAVMNRQESPHAHQIAIQPVTSNIYVCDLGIDCIKAYSLKEGKLYPNAHNDFKMPDGSGPRHLVFNKNGDLAYVLNELSGAVSVLRNENGSFKSLYAYSSLPGKYFGKPSSSAIRLHPKGLFLYTANRVLEAITIFKVMKDQLLLVGFHYTNGKELREFNISPDGKWLIACHQNSHDIVVFRIKENGTLMEVSRTKKMKSPVCVAFSRVDLYASV; translated from the coding sequence ATGTTATCCTTTTTCGTAGGCAGTTATACTAAGTCGATTAATCCAGAAGCAGTATGTGTTGGCCATGGTATTTACAGTCTAATGTTGAATACGGATACGGGGGGAATAGTTTCTTTAAGTACGGAGAATTGTTGTAATCCCAGTTATTTGATAACTAGCGAAAATGGAGAATTCCTATACTGTATTACCGAGCTTAATGAGCTTGACGCCCCCCAAATAATTGCCTACAAAATAAATGATGGCTTTTCGCTTTCCTTTTTAAATAAACGATCAATTAATGGGGGGTATCCCTGCCATTTAGAAAAATTCGATTCAAATATTTTAGTGGCTTGCTATGGGACGGGTAATGTCATTCGGTTCCCATTGGAAAGTTCGGGAAGATTGCAAGTCGGCAAAGAAAATTACTATCACGAGGGTTCTGGCGCGGTAATGAATCGACAAGAATCCCCACATGCACATCAAATAGCCATACAGCCCGTAACAAGTAATATTTATGTTTGTGATTTGGGTATTGATTGTATTAAGGCATACAGTCTTAAGGAAGGCAAACTATATCCCAATGCACATAATGATTTTAAAATGCCGGATGGTAGTGGTCCCCGACATCTCGTATTTAATAAAAATGGCGATTTAGCCTATGTATTGAACGAGTTATCCGGTGCCGTATCCGTTTTAAGGAATGAAAACGGCAGTTTTAAATCTTTGTATGCTTATAGTTCTTTGCCAGGGAAATATTTTGGAAAGCCTAGTAGTTCGGCAATTCGGCTCCATCCGAAAGGGTTGTTTTTATATACGGCAAATAGGGTTCTAGAGGCAATTACAATTTTTAAGGTAATGAAAGATCAATTGCTTCTAGTAGGTTTTCATTACACAAATGGTAAAGAATTGAGAGAGTTCAATATAAGTCCCGATGGAAAATGGTTAATAGCCTGTCACCAGAATTCCCATGATATTGTGGTCTTTAGAATAAAGGAAAACGGAACACTGATGGAAGTATCTAGGACTAAGAAAATGAAATCACCCGTCTGTGTTGCTTTTTCTAGAGTTGATTTATATGCTTCGGTCTAA
- a CDS encoding creatininase family protein, giving the protein MVKKDYGQFQIEQLNPIQIEAALKKRSLIYLPLGAMEWHGMHLPMGLDSLTSHGVCLRAAEKTGGLVMPPLYYGMTGSIWHHPYTILIEEEEVLLQILMTTLQRLETDNIEKVVIFTGHFALKQLEMLARLEERWNAQKRVLDVIVMSISECPNVTMKADHGAIFETSILAQIKPGLVRLENLPDKDVEPANDPEGNSMGDHRRDRNNVLFGVFGDDPRFYDKDEAETLFDTIVEWVAEIVE; this is encoded by the coding sequence ATGGTAAAAAAGGATTATGGGCAATTCCAAATTGAGCAATTGAACCCAATTCAAATCGAAGCCGCCCTCAAGAAGCGCTCTCTTATTTATTTGCCTTTAGGCGCGATGGAATGGCACGGCATGCATTTACCTATGGGTCTTGATAGTCTTACTTCCCATGGTGTTTGTTTGCGGGCGGCCGAAAAGACAGGTGGGCTAGTAATGCCACCCTTATATTATGGTATGACCGGAAGTATCTGGCACCATCCGTATACCATTTTGATAGAAGAGGAAGAGGTGCTGCTTCAAATCTTAATGACCACATTGCAACGTCTGGAGACCGATAACATTGAAAAAGTTGTAATTTTTACGGGACATTTTGCCCTGAAACAATTGGAAATGTTGGCCAGGTTAGAGGAGAGGTGGAATGCTCAAAAAAGGGTTTTAGATGTAATTGTAATGTCTATTTCCGAGTGTCCGAATGTTACCATGAAGGCGGATCACGGCGCTATTTTTGAGACCTCTATATTGGCTCAAATCAAGCCTGGGTTAGTACGGTTGGAAAACTTGCCGGACAAAGACGTAGAGCCTGCAAATGACCCTGAAGGAAATAGTATGGGTGATCACAGAAGGGATCGTAATAATGTTTTATTCGGCGTGTTTGGTGATGATCCAAGGTTTTATGATAAGGATGAAGCGGAAACCTTATTCGATACCATTGTTGAATGGGTAGCGGAAATAGTGGAATAG
- a CDS encoding aldo/keto reductase, which yields MEYRTLGRTGWKVSEIGFGGWQLGGTWGRVDNRESVDTLLYAFEQGINFVDTAFAYGKGRSEEVIGKALKEWSGDKIYVATKVTPVKQEMTTLDVDGNPPIKGRYPEWYIRQMVEGSLRRLGVERLDLLQLHLWFESGVYELEWLETLNALRLEGKIDKIGVSLADIRPNQGVDLAQLGLVDTIQVMFNIFEQQPMDELFPMGKTTNTGFIARVPLDSGALTGTWTDASYSEWGVEDKRHAMYHGSRFKKTLQRIEDIKNVCQPFYNKLADAALRYALHPEEVGLIIPGMRNKNEVDLNIAISDGAKFPEELANSLKSHRWKHEFYD from the coding sequence ATGGAATATAGAACTTTGGGGCGTACGGGTTGGAAAGTGAGCGAAATAGGTTTCGGGGGCTGGCAATTGGGCGGTACCTGGGGACGAGTTGATAATAGGGAGTCCGTAGATACCCTCCTATACGCCTTTGAACAGGGTATTAATTTTGTTGATACGGCCTTTGCTTACGGAAAGGGACGCAGTGAAGAGGTTATAGGTAAGGCATTGAAAGAATGGTCAGGTGATAAAATCTACGTAGCCACTAAGGTAACCCCGGTAAAACAGGAAATGACCACCTTGGATGTGGATGGCAACCCACCCATAAAAGGAAGGTATCCCGAATGGTACATAAGGCAAATGGTAGAGGGGTCTTTACGTCGTTTAGGTGTAGAACGTCTCGACTTATTACAATTGCACTTATGGTTCGAAAGTGGGGTATATGAGCTGGAATGGCTCGAAACATTAAATGCCTTACGGCTCGAAGGCAAAATTGATAAAATAGGGGTGTCCCTCGCTGATATCCGACCAAATCAGGGAGTAGATTTGGCTCAATTGGGCCTTGTCGATACCATACAAGTAATGTTCAATATTTTTGAACAGCAACCTATGGATGAATTGTTTCCCATGGGGAAAACCACAAATACCGGGTTTATAGCCAGAGTTCCCTTAGACTCAGGGGCATTGACCGGAACTTGGACCGATGCAAGCTATTCCGAATGGGGAGTAGAAGATAAGCGACATGCAATGTATCACGGTAGCCGCTTCAAAAAAACCTTGCAAAGAATAGAGGATATTAAAAACGTATGCCAGCCATTTTACAATAAGCTTGCGGATGCAGCTTTACGGTATGCCTTGCATCCGGAAGAAGTGGGGTTGATCATTCCTGGTATGCGGAATAAAAACGAGGTTGATCTAAATATTGCCATTTCCGACGGTGCCAAGTTTCCTGAGGAATTGGCCAATAGTTTAAAGTCACATCGTTGGAAACACGAATTTTACGACTAG
- a CDS encoding phytanoyl-CoA dioxygenase family protein: MKRVDDLDDKNLQKKLRNDFLADGFIFFPGFLNALEISEVTERLNAFKKSQIEHMPRSDVYYEDINDKTSLKQLQRLFKYDSFFADMMDSSRFEKLASILLDDGVVGKNIQYFNKPPKIGQPTPAHQDGYYFMLEPNEAVTMWMALEPVDEENGCVRYIKGSHLTGMREHGKTGTLGFSQGIVDYGGKETDKNEVFYPTQAGDLLVHHSMTIHRADGNSSENRTRQAMGFIYYANKAKEDYEAQKAYQKKLAEDLTKENKV; encoded by the coding sequence ATGAAAAGAGTAGACGATTTAGACGATAAAAATTTGCAAAAAAAACTGCGTAATGATTTTTTAGCCGATGGTTTTATTTTCTTTCCCGGATTTTTAAACGCTTTAGAGATAAGTGAAGTCACCGAAAGACTAAACGCATTTAAGAAATCTCAAATAGAGCATATGCCCAGGAGTGATGTGTATTATGAGGATATCAATGATAAAACATCCTTAAAGCAACTACAGCGTCTTTTTAAGTACGATTCCTTTTTTGCCGATATGATGGACAGCAGTAGGTTTGAGAAACTGGCCTCTATCTTGTTGGATGATGGGGTCGTGGGAAAAAACATTCAATATTTCAATAAGCCGCCTAAAATAGGACAACCGACCCCGGCCCATCAAGATGGATATTATTTTATGCTAGAACCCAATGAGGCCGTGACCATGTGGATGGCTTTGGAGCCGGTCGACGAAGAGAACGGCTGTGTACGTTACATCAAAGGCTCACACCTTACCGGTATGCGTGAACACGGAAAAACGGGCACCCTTGGTTTTTCACAGGGTATTGTAGATTATGGTGGGAAGGAAACCGATAAAAATGAAGTTTTCTACCCTACACAAGCAGGCGATCTATTGGTGCACCACTCCATGACCATCCATCGAGCCGATGGAAACTCTAGTGAAAACCGCACCAGGCAGGCTATGGGATTTATCTATTACGCCAACAAGGCTAAAGAAGACTATGAGGCGCAAAAAGCGTATCAAAAGAAATTGGCCGAAGACCTAACCAAGGAAAACAAGGTCTGA